The Pongo abelii isolate AG06213 chromosome 23, NHGRI_mPonAbe1-v2.0_pri, whole genome shotgun sequence genome includes a window with the following:
- the LOC100434117 gene encoding breakpoint cluster region protein-like: MSLFLCIEVKLSVKFNSREFSLKRMPSRKQTGVFGVKIAVVTKRERSKVPYIMCQCVEHRGMEEVGIYRVSRVATDIQSLKAAFDVNNKDVSVMMSEMDVNTIAGTLKLYFRELPGPLFTDEFYPNFAEGIGEHWRPWPLGRHLLHVYCCP; encoded by the exons ATTGAAGTAAAGCTCTCGGTCAAGTTCAACAGCAGGGAGTTCAGCTTGAAGAGGATGCCATCCCGAAAACAGACGGGGGTCTTCGGAGTCAAGATTGCTGTGGTCACCAA GAGAGAGAGGTCCAAGGTGCCCTACATCATGTGCCAGTGTGTGGAGCACCGAGGCATGGAGGAGGTGGGCATCTACCGCGTGTCCAGAGTGGCCACGGACATCCAGTCACTGAAGGCAGCCTTCGACGTCA ATAACAAGGACGTGTCGGTGATGATGAGCGAGATGGACGTGAACACCATTGCAGGCACGCTGAAGCTGTACTTCCGTGAGCTGCCCGGGCCCCTCTTCACTGATGAGTTCTACCCCAACTTCGCTGAGGGCATCGGTGAGCACTGGAGGCCTTGGCCTCTTGGGAGACATCTCCTCCACGTGTACTGCTGCCCTTAG
- the LOC134761185 gene encoding breakpoint cluster region protein-like — protein sequence MVSRASRRVSAYLTTSGGVSSVTLRSSPLPSAALADPVAEESCILNLLLSLLEANLLTFLFLLDHLKRVAEKEAVNKMSLHNLATVFGPTLLQPSKKESKLPANPSQPITMTD from the exons ATGGTGTCCAGGGCGTCGAGGAGGGTCTCTGCGTAtttg ACCACCTCGGGAGGGGTCTCCAGCGTGACCCTAAGGAGTAGCCCACTGCCTTCTGCAGCTCTTGCAGACCCAGTTGCAGAGGAGAGCTGCATCCTCAACCTGCTGCTGTCCCTGCTGGAGGCCAACCTGCtcaccttccttttccttctggaCCACCTGAAAAG GGTGGCAGAGAAGGAGGCAGTCAATAAGATGTCCCTGCACAACCTCGCCACGGTGTTTGGCCCCACGCTGCTCCAGCCCTCCAAGAAGGAGAGCAAGCTCCCTGCCAACCCCAGCCAGCCCATCACCATGACTGACTGA